In Paenibacillus hexagrammi, the following are encoded in one genomic region:
- a CDS encoding acyl carrier protein, whose product MSTNLNLNLDDQIVGAIQEIAVGVEAAAITDDRLLTELGIDSLKYVELLVRIEELCEITFNESDLGVESLRSVGDLKSLTARTAGTPDGLL is encoded by the coding sequence ATGAGTACAAATCTAAATCTGAATCTAGATGATCAAATTGTTGGGGCAATTCAAGAAATCGCTGTTGGCGTTGAAGCTGCAGCCATTACCGATGACAGACTATTAACGGAGCTCGGTATTGATTCCTTAAAATATGTGGAGCTGCTTGTACGTATTGAAGAGCTGTGTGAGATCACCTTTAATGAGTCCGATCTTGGCGTCGAATCACTACGCAGTGTAGGGGACTTGAAATCGCTGACAGCAAGGACCGCCGGCACCCCGGACGGGTTGCTATGA
- a CDS encoding bifunctional metallophosphatase/5'-nucleotidase produces MRKYTNLIVLGVLLLGGAIFLTVKTVNFKDVLLAVGYYDDKISLINTGDMHGHLVYDEANGGYYTLDEVNIEMGMPLVKGIVDDLRKKNPHSLLLDSGDMFHGTNEANIDEAKGVVEAVNLMGYDAMALGNHDLDFGFERAQEIKSQLKFPMLSANTLRDGKPAFEGYRIVQVGDKQIGLFGLTVPEALSNMNVDDPNGVQFEDPEVTARRVVKELQDKNVDAIVLLSHLGDDLDKELIKHVDGINFILCGHHHWLYTDVGKINETYFAEPGSYTTHVGLADLYFRKGKVATVGWSLHQSKDRSKEAPAVVEVAEKYHQIALEKGKEVVGNSTVQLNGIRSQVRSKETNLADLVTDAMRQEGEADIALLNGGGIRESVPKGEISLYNVGKPLPFVNSLIVVEMTGERVYEALERGLREWPNGASNGGFLQVSGIAYSIDGSKPAGKRLVEVTMDGKPLDKNKLYKVATNDYLVHGGDNYEEFKDAKLIRQGDLLRDVLASYIKKSEIYPSKRMAESRLSMNVINN; encoded by the coding sequence ATGAGGAAGTATACGAATCTCATTGTACTCGGTGTGTTACTTCTAGGCGGAGCCATATTTCTAACGGTGAAGACTGTTAATTTCAAGGATGTGCTGCTGGCGGTTGGCTACTATGACGATAAGATCAGCTTGATCAATACGGGGGATATGCACGGACATCTTGTCTATGATGAGGCAAACGGCGGATATTATACGCTGGATGAAGTCAATATCGAGATGGGAATGCCTTTGGTCAAAGGGATTGTCGACGACCTGCGCAAGAAGAATCCTCATTCCTTGCTTCTAGACAGCGGGGATATGTTCCACGGTACGAATGAAGCGAATATTGATGAAGCGAAGGGTGTAGTAGAAGCCGTAAATCTCATGGGCTATGACGCAATGGCTCTGGGTAATCACGATTTGGATTTCGGTTTTGAGCGGGCGCAGGAGATCAAGTCGCAGCTGAAGTTTCCTATGCTCTCGGCTAATACCTTGCGGGACGGTAAGCCGGCTTTTGAGGGATATCGTATTGTTCAAGTAGGAGATAAGCAAATCGGACTGTTTGGACTTACCGTTCCGGAAGCGCTTTCGAATATGAATGTGGACGATCCCAATGGTGTCCAGTTTGAGGACCCGGAAGTGACCGCTCGGCGAGTCGTTAAGGAACTGCAGGATAAGAACGTGGATGCCATCGTGCTGCTGTCGCATCTAGGCGACGACCTGGATAAGGAGCTAATCAAGCATGTGGATGGTATTAATTTTATCCTATGCGGCCATCACCACTGGCTGTACACCGATGTCGGAAAAATCAATGAAACTTATTTTGCCGAACCGGGCTCATACACCACGCATGTAGGTCTTGCTGATCTGTATTTCCGCAAAGGTAAGGTTGCGACAGTCGGCTGGAGTCTGCACCAATCGAAGGATAGGTCGAAGGAAGCACCGGCTGTAGTTGAGGTTGCGGAGAAGTACCATCAAATTGCTCTGGAAAAAGGCAAAGAAGTGGTCGGGAATTCCACCGTCCAGCTCAACGGGATACGCTCTCAGGTTCGTTCGAAAGAAACCAATTTAGCGGACTTGGTGACCGATGCCATGCGCCAGGAAGGAGAGGCGGATATTGCCCTTCTGAATGGAGGCGGGATTAGGGAGAGTGTTCCTAAGGGCGAGATTTCGCTATACAACGTAGGTAAACCACTTCCGTTCGTGAACTCGCTCATTGTAGTCGAGATGACAGGCGAGCGTGTGTATGAAGCGCTGGAACGCGGGCTCAGGGAATGGCCTAATGGTGCGAGTAATGGAGGATTCCTACAGGTATCCGGCATCGCCTATTCGATTGACGGCTCGAAGCCTGCTGGCAAGCGGTTAGTTGAAGTCACAATGGACGGGAAGCCATTAGACAAAAACAAGCTGTATAAGGTAGCGACAAACGATTATCTTGTGCATGGTGGAGACAACTACGAGGAATTCAAGGATGCCAAGTTGATTCGCCAGGGCGATTTGCTTCGTGATGTGCTCGCCTCCTATATCAAAAAGTCGGAGATATATCCATCCAAACGGATGGCAGAATCAAGATTATCAATGAACGTTATAAATAATTGA
- a CDS encoding ABC transporter permease, which translates to MRVYLEFAKKSFQNNIVYRMDYFAGVLNALVMIFVNISIWRAIYEEEESLEGVQFKMLVTYIVLSFLMQVVYTMDEYVIESKVRSGLISSDLLKPIHFRLYLLAHHAGATVFRLTMQMTPAVVVAALLFHLLPPFSVSMLLYFLLSALLGYLVLYNLNFIVWVSSFWFYWTFSLVTIKDAAVMIFSGALIPLWFLPQPLIDFIQLTPFDSIFYTPIRIYLGMIPQEDIWFSLMRQSIWIAVLFVIGQLLWKAAAKKLVVQGG; encoded by the coding sequence GTGAGAGTTTATCTGGAGTTTGCTAAAAAGTCCTTCCAGAACAACATCGTCTATAGAATGGATTACTTCGCAGGAGTCTTGAATGCACTCGTCATGATTTTTGTCAATATATCCATCTGGAGAGCCATCTATGAGGAAGAAGAATCCTTGGAAGGCGTGCAGTTTAAAATGCTGGTCACCTATATCGTCCTCTCCTTTCTGATGCAGGTGGTCTATACCATGGATGAGTATGTCATTGAATCCAAGGTAAGGAGCGGACTTATCTCGTCAGATTTGCTCAAGCCGATCCATTTTCGGCTGTATTTACTCGCACATCATGCAGGAGCGACAGTTTTTCGGTTGACTATGCAGATGACACCGGCGGTTGTTGTCGCGGCGCTGCTGTTTCACTTGCTGCCTCCGTTCTCGGTAAGCATGCTGCTGTACTTTTTACTAAGCGCACTGCTCGGTTATCTGGTCTTATACAATCTGAATTTTATCGTATGGGTAAGTTCCTTTTGGTTCTACTGGACCTTCAGCCTGGTCACGATCAAGGATGCTGCCGTGATGATCTTCTCGGGGGCATTGATTCCACTTTGGTTTTTGCCGCAACCGCTTATTGATTTTATCCAGTTGACGCCGTTTGATTCCATTTTCTACACACCGATCCGCATCTATCTGGGCATGATTCCGCAAGAAGATATTTGGTTTAGTCTCATGCGTCAGAGCATATGGATTGCCGTTTTATTCGTGATAGGCCAATTGCTTTGGAAAGCGGCAGCTAAGAAGCTGGTTGTACAGGGGGGATAG
- a CDS encoding ABC transporter ATP-binding protein, translating into MAYIEVNDLVKEYRLNVRNKGVLGSIKSLLIPEFTTKRAVDGISFSIERGETVGFIGPNGAGKSSTVKMLTGILVPTSGTISIDGLSPYKDRRRNASRIGVVFGQRTQLWWDLPVSDTYDLLKHIYKIPERLFKKNMDMFSEMLDLHEFMRQPVRQLSLGQKMRAEIAAALLHDPEMIFFDEPTIGLDVVAKEKIRAFVKQVNQEKGTTMLFTTHDMVDIEKTCERMIIIDGGRTIYDGAVEAMKDQYGKERVLVVEFAEYQPSVFLPGVQLMLEKENKKWFRYSKDAVQVSELISMLSERYPIVDLTVQDTGIEEIIRMIYQGGIPLGESLSGVC; encoded by the coding sequence ATGGCATATATCGAAGTAAATGACTTGGTTAAAGAATACCGCTTAAACGTCCGAAACAAAGGAGTTCTGGGTTCTATCAAGAGTCTGTTGATTCCCGAATTTACGACGAAGAGAGCAGTAGATGGGATCAGCTTTTCCATCGAGCGCGGCGAAACAGTCGGATTCATCGGACCAAACGGGGCAGGCAAATCCTCGACGGTGAAAATGCTCACCGGTATTTTGGTGCCCACTTCCGGGACGATCTCCATTGACGGACTATCCCCTTACAAAGATCGCAGACGTAATGCTTCCAGAATTGGCGTTGTATTCGGTCAGCGAACCCAGCTTTGGTGGGATTTGCCCGTAAGCGATACGTACGATTTGCTCAAGCATATCTACAAGATTCCCGAGCGCTTGTTTAAAAAGAATATGGACATGTTCAGCGAAATGCTGGATTTGCATGAATTTATGCGTCAGCCGGTAAGGCAGCTTAGCCTGGGCCAGAAGATGCGTGCGGAGATCGCAGCTGCGCTGCTGCATGATCCGGAAATGATCTTTTTCGATGAGCCGACCATTGGACTGGACGTTGTGGCCAAAGAGAAGATCCGCGCCTTCGTCAAGCAGGTGAATCAAGAGAAGGGCACAACCATGCTGTTTACAACCCATGATATGGTGGATATCGAGAAAACCTGCGAGCGCATGATCATCATCGACGGAGGCAGAACCATCTATGACGGGGCAGTTGAGGCGATGAAGGACCAATACGGCAAAGAACGTGTACTCGTTGTCGAATTCGCTGAGTATCAACCTTCCGTTTTCCTTCCAGGTGTTCAATTGATGTTGGAAAAGGAGAATAAAAAGTGGTTTCGCTACTCGAAAGATGCCGTCCAGGTGTCTGAGCTGATCAGTATGCTGTCCGAACGATACCCTATCGTGGACTTAACGGTTCAAGATACCGGAATTGAAGAAATCATCAGGATGATTTATCAAGGAGGTATCCCGCTCGGTGAGAGTTTATCTGGAGTTTGCTAA
- a CDS encoding acyl carrier protein, protein MTTEEKIVEIIAMVFRMEVDRVKRLSGEEPLSQIGLDSINCMEVVVNLEEEFSITFNDEELLLENLNTIQKLLQLVTQKQAEISVI, encoded by the coding sequence GTGACAACCGAGGAGAAAATTGTTGAAATCATTGCTATGGTGTTTCGAATGGAGGTGGATCGCGTTAAGCGGTTATCCGGGGAAGAGCCGCTGAGTCAAATCGGGCTTGACTCCATCAACTGTATGGAGGTTGTAGTAAATCTGGAGGAAGAATTCTCGATTACGTTTAATGACGAGGAGCTGCTGCTGGAAAACTTAAATACCATCCAGAAGCTGCTTCAGCTTGTCACACAGAAGCAGGCTGAAATCAGCGTTATCTAA
- a CDS encoding response regulator, translating into MIKVVLIDNQRLLVEGIKSILEKADDIQVAGFAFDTKSALQLCQQHQPEVVILDIHMQGVDGIALTGQIHKQFPQSKIIILTGRQEMDSVVQAMNQGACGYMLKHINPDELIMTVRSTALGLSVMHKEVLVKFTRSLPVTESPEAPPAPKLPFELTEREIDIIKHVVEGRENMEIAKSLFLSLGTVKKTLSIILKKVDVKDRVELAVYAMKNNII; encoded by the coding sequence GTGATAAAGGTGGTTTTGATTGATAATCAAAGGCTTTTAGTAGAAGGCATTAAATCCATATTGGAAAAAGCGGACGATATCCAAGTGGCAGGTTTCGCCTTCGATACCAAGAGCGCATTACAGCTTTGTCAGCAGCATCAGCCCGAGGTAGTCATTCTGGACATTCATATGCAGGGAGTAGATGGTATTGCGCTGACAGGACAAATTCATAAGCAGTTTCCCCAGTCCAAAATTATCATATTAACAGGACGTCAAGAGATGGATTCCGTCGTACAAGCCATGAATCAAGGAGCGTGCGGCTACATGCTCAAACACATCAACCCCGACGAACTGATTATGACAGTAAGAAGCACGGCACTTGGGTTAAGTGTCATGCATAAGGAAGTACTAGTGAAATTCACCCGTTCTCTGCCTGTCACAGAGTCCCCCGAAGCACCGCCTGCCCCAAAACTTCCCTTTGAACTTACGGAAAGAGAAATCGATATTATCAAGCATGTCGTGGAAGGCAGAGAGAACATGGAGATCGCCAAGAGCTTGTTTTTATCTTTAGGCACCGTAAAGAAGACCCTCTCGATCATATTGAAAAAGGTGGATGTGAAGGACCGCGTGGAGCTTGCGGTGTATGCTATGAAAAACAACATTATTTAA
- a CDS encoding HAMP domain-containing methyl-accepting chemotaxis protein — protein MTWINQLSVRKKMTTGFACVLVLLLAISSFALLRMESIRAQYTDTIDRILLSQLKAQQVKTDVIDINNGIRGYLLFNDEALMLKANESLKHMQTTLMELDGLLTVEENKQLLKNIESSIKSYESVIFEISNVGKSDLEKAKAAAVNGRVHLDKATELSDALVANQNEYADAAKQQIEASVNTNITIVTILAILALILGIITCIIVYLSTSTIVKRIGSYSNQVFASSQEIMASTEEIANGNQTQASSAETSSAMVNEMTHAVQSVAVHSERASVAAEQVVELAQTGNDMIDATIAGMKAISTKIEELSVRSEKIGDIIEVIDEIADQTNLLALNAALEAARAGNAGKGFAVVADEVRKLAERSSHATKEIAD, from the coding sequence ATGACTTGGATCAACCAACTAAGCGTTCGAAAGAAAATGACAACGGGATTTGCTTGCGTACTGGTTCTGCTACTCGCGATTTCGTCCTTTGCCTTACTGCGTATGGAATCGATTCGCGCCCAGTATACGGATACGATCGACCGCATTTTGCTTTCGCAGCTGAAAGCCCAGCAGGTAAAAACAGATGTAATTGATATTAATAACGGAATTCGCGGATATCTCTTGTTTAATGATGAAGCACTAATGCTCAAAGCCAATGAATCGCTCAAACACATGCAAACAACCTTGATGGAGCTAGACGGCCTGCTCACTGTGGAAGAAAATAAGCAGCTTCTCAAAAATATAGAAAGTTCGATCAAATCTTATGAGTCCGTTATCTTTGAGATTTCTAATGTTGGCAAATCGGACCTGGAAAAGGCAAAAGCTGCCGCTGTTAACGGACGTGTTCATTTAGATAAAGCTACAGAGCTCTCAGACGCACTCGTAGCTAACCAAAATGAATATGCCGATGCTGCAAAGCAGCAAATTGAAGCATCCGTGAATACGAACATCACCATCGTGACCATTCTTGCGATTCTTGCACTTATTCTCGGTATCATTACATGCATCATTGTCTACCTATCCACCAGCACGATCGTCAAGAGAATCGGCTCGTATTCCAATCAAGTGTTTGCCAGCTCTCAGGAAATTATGGCCAGTACAGAGGAAATCGCCAATGGCAATCAAACCCAAGCCAGCTCCGCAGAAACATCCAGTGCTATGGTAAATGAAATGACACATGCCGTACAAAGTGTTGCCGTTCATTCGGAACGTGCCAGTGTAGCAGCTGAGCAAGTGGTTGAATTGGCGCAAACCGGCAATGATATGATTGATGCAACCATTGCGGGCATGAAAGCAATCTCTACGAAAATTGAGGAGCTGTCCGTTCGCTCGGAAAAAATAGGCGATATCATCGAAGTAATCGACGAAATTGCAGACCAAACCAATTTGCTCGCTTTAAATGCAGCTCTAGAAGCAGCTCGGGCCGGCAATGCAGGCAAAGGTTTCGCGGTCGTCGCAGATGAAGTACGCAAGCTGGCTGAACGAAGCAGTCATGCGACCAAGGAAATCGCGGATTAA
- a CDS encoding chemotaxis protein CheW, translating into MQDQYVEFVVNQVTYAMTIHHIHEIIRVREMTHIPNHKPFVKGVINLRGQVLPVVGLRERMGLDRGETTSLSRILILDVQGEMFGAIVDQVNRVTELPSIVPPPEYAVQESHDLIAGIAQEKNVLIHILQAERIFVETNSR; encoded by the coding sequence GTGCAAGATCAGTATGTTGAATTCGTCGTCAATCAAGTTACCTACGCCATGACTATTCACCATATCCATGAGATCATCCGAGTGCGGGAAATGACGCACATTCCGAATCACAAACCATTTGTCAAAGGTGTCATTAATCTTCGTGGTCAAGTACTTCCCGTTGTGGGTCTCCGCGAGCGGATGGGACTGGATCGAGGCGAGACTACATCCTTGTCCAGAATACTTATTTTAGATGTTCAGGGTGAAATGTTCGGCGCTATTGTGGATCAAGTTAATAGGGTGACTGAATTGCCCAGCATTGTCCCGCCGCCAGAATATGCCGTTCAGGAGAGTCACGACTTAATTGCCGGCATTGCCCAAGAGAAGAATGTGCTGATCCATATTCTTCAAGCAGAGCGCATCTTTGTAGAAACAAATTCAAGGTAA
- a CDS encoding Hpt domain-containing protein, whose translation MSDYDMSEYLAVFLSDMEEHLYLFEDALLQMEKHGADTERITVIFRAAHSLKGSSAAMGFDQVTQLTHRMEDILDRIRSDQLTIDAQVIHILFTNLDLLTHMKDTIQKNESLNQVPTDENYSSNGSTIKSKCTREHH comes from the coding sequence TTGTCCGATTATGATATGTCCGAATATCTGGCCGTGTTTCTCTCCGATATGGAGGAGCATCTTTACTTGTTCGAGGATGCACTGCTGCAGATGGAAAAGCATGGTGCAGACACTGAAAGGATTACCGTTATTTTCCGTGCCGCTCACTCCTTGAAAGGATCGTCGGCAGCGATGGGCTTTGATCAAGTTACACAGCTTACGCACCGTATGGAGGATATACTGGATCGCATCCGCAGCGATCAGCTGACGATTGATGCGCAAGTCATCCATATTTTGTTTACAAATCTTGATCTATTGACACATATGAAGGATACGATTCAAAAAAACGAATCATTGAATCAAGTGCCTACCGATGAGAATTATTCGTCAAATGGATCAACTATTAAATCAAAGTGCACACGTGAACACCACTGA
- a CDS encoding chemotaxis protein CheA: MRSKQANRYRLSSRPRQIKKNKTIRLDVERLEQLMNTLSELVIYQTRNVQISKDLANTLQGNDAILDLTENTATMSKVIGELQEHVIKTRMQPVENLYSRLPRMVRDVSQTLQKEVELILEGGETELDRTVLEEISDPIIHLLRNSLDHGIEDAELRARRNKPAKGWIRLKAAQQENHVILTISDDGGGIDPEKIKNTAVDKGVITSQEAAQLTDQQAIQLIFASGFSTAKQVTDISGRGVGMDIVRSHIEKLNGIIEIHSEVGKGTELHIRLPLTLAIIPGMLFKLGDHTFALSMNSVLEIINIRYDQIEEAAGKQVFRYRDHFLPIRFIQEDFALPRDFQDKRVMKVIVVGISEKRFGIPVTELIGFQDIVVKPISERVQKKDIISNATILGNGHVALILDVAGMYATI; encoded by the coding sequence TTGCGGAGCAAACAAGCAAATCGTTACCGACTAAGCAGCAGACCGCGCCAGATAAAAAAGAATAAAACCATCCGGCTGGATGTTGAGCGCTTAGAACAGCTCATGAATACACTCAGCGAGTTAGTTATCTACCAAACCCGCAACGTCCAGATTAGCAAAGATCTCGCGAATACGCTTCAGGGGAACGATGCCATTCTCGATCTCACGGAGAACACCGCGACGATGTCCAAAGTTATAGGAGAGCTTCAGGAGCACGTGATCAAAACAAGGATGCAGCCTGTTGAGAATCTGTACAGCAGACTTCCCCGTATGGTGCGAGATGTCTCCCAAACGCTTCAAAAAGAAGTGGAGCTTATTCTGGAGGGCGGAGAAACAGAACTCGACCGTACCGTTTTGGAAGAAATTAGCGATCCGATCATTCATTTGCTTCGCAATTCGCTAGATCATGGGATCGAGGACGCGGAGCTGCGCGCTCGGCGAAATAAACCGGCTAAGGGATGGATAAGGCTAAAAGCTGCGCAGCAGGAGAACCATGTAATATTAACGATCTCCGATGACGGCGGAGGGATTGATCCCGAGAAAATCAAGAATACCGCGGTGGATAAAGGGGTCATCACCTCACAGGAAGCCGCTCAACTGACCGACCAGCAAGCGATTCAGCTTATTTTCGCTTCTGGATTTTCAACAGCTAAGCAAGTAACCGATATATCCGGCAGAGGTGTCGGGATGGATATTGTAAGGAGCCATATTGAAAAGCTAAACGGCATCATCGAGATTCATTCTGAAGTCGGCAAAGGCACAGAGCTGCATATTCGTTTACCGCTTACTTTGGCCATTATTCCGGGAATGTTATTCAAGCTGGGAGATCATACCTTCGCATTATCCATGAACAGCGTTCTCGAAATTATTAATATCCGGTATGATCAGATTGAAGAAGCCGCAGGAAAGCAGGTGTTTCGCTACAGGGACCATTTCCTGCCAATCCGCTTTATTCAAGAGGATTTTGCTCTGCCTAGAGACTTTCAAGACAAGCGCGTGATGAAGGTCATCGTAGTCGGGATCTCGGAGAAACGTTTTGGCATCCCAGTCACAGAGCTGATCGGCTTTCAGGATATCGTAGTTAAACCGATCAGCGAACGTGTTCAAAAGAAAGACATCATCTCCAATGCCACCATATTGGGGAATGGACATGTTGCTTTAATTCTAGATGTTGCTGGGATGTATGCTACCATCTAG
- a CDS encoding efflux RND transporter permease subunit, which translates to MLSKVQRYNLMRTVTVRSYTEGALPADVMKVLQPKLNAMKLPDGYSINVGGENEERDKSFASIGKLSIVVLFLIFMIIAMQFYSLSTPVLILSTVYLAVGGALIGLFLTGAPIGFMALMGVVSLSGMVVRNGIVMVEFVEQAIEERGLELNEAIVEAGKARLRPILLTSCNRSKRVNADGDFRRELMAADGSIDYLWSHLFNDADIGCSSFPL; encoded by the coding sequence ATGCTCTCCAAAGTGCAGCGCTACAACCTGATGCGTACGGTCACAGTGCGATCGTATACAGAAGGGGCTCTGCCTGCTGATGTAATGAAGGTTTTGCAGCCTAAGCTGAATGCGATGAAGCTTCCTGACGGCTATTCCATCAACGTCGGCGGTGAGAATGAGGAGCGAGATAAGTCGTTTGCATCCATCGGTAAATTGTCTATTGTCGTGTTGTTCCTGATCTTCATGATCATTGCGATGCAGTTCTATTCCTTATCAACGCCGGTATTGATTCTATCGACTGTCTATCTTGCGGTGGGCGGCGCACTTATCGGACTGTTCCTAACGGGAGCTCCGATTGGCTTCATGGCGCTCATGGGCGTTGTGAGTTTATCGGGTATGGTTGTGCGAAACGGAATCGTCATGGTGGAATTCGTGGAGCAGGCGATAGAAGAGCGGGGACTTGAATTAAATGAAGCTATAGTAGAAGCAGGCAAAGCAAGGCTGCGGCCGATTCTGCTGACTAGCTGCAACCGCAGTAAGCGGGTTAATGCCGATGGCGATTTCCGGAGGGAGCTTATGGCGGCCGATGGCAGTATCGATTATCTCTGGTCTCATCTATTCAACGATGCTGACATTGGTTGTAGTTCCTTCCCTCTATAA